One segment of Dissulfurirhabdus thermomarina DNA contains the following:
- the ftsH gene encoding ATP-dependent zinc metalloprotease FtsH, translating to MNTFYKNLSLWLVILLVVLFLYHLFSVPQEPIQEILYSDFIGYVEKGEVQRIQIDKENVDGVFINQKTFHTVIPFQDPDLMPLLKKHKVAIKVLPSQETPWYTTLLLSWVPMLLLIGVWIFFMRQMQSGGGRAMSFGRSRAKLMTGQSVKVTFDDIAGVDEAKEELTETVAFLKDPKKFTRLGGRVPKGVLLVGPPGTGKTLLAKAIAGEADVPFFSISGSDFVEMFVGVGASRVRDLFLQAKKHAPCIIFIDEIDAVGRHRGAGLGGGHDEREQTLNQLLVEMDGFETTEGVIVVAATNRPDVLDPALLRPGRFDRQVTVPVPDVRGREAILQVHAREIPLADDVDLSLIARGTPGFSGADLENLVNEAALMAARENKDQVTMADFEAAKDKVLMGAERKSLILSEEEKRITAYHEAGHTLVAKLLPGTDPIHKVTIIPRGRALGLTQQLPVDERHTYPRSYLRNNLAILLGGRVAEELVLDESTTGAGNDIERASDLARKMVCEWGMSEALGPVSFGKREEHVFLGKDFGQVKDYSEATALKIDEEIQRTVNTAYRQAKELLSRNIEVLHALAGALLEHESLDGAAIDAIIQGHRGETGQPVEAKEADAS from the coding sequence ATCGACAAGGAGAACGTGGACGGGGTCTTCATCAACCAGAAGACCTTCCATACCGTGATCCCCTTCCAGGATCCCGACCTCATGCCGCTGCTCAAGAAACACAAGGTGGCCATCAAGGTCCTGCCCTCCCAGGAGACGCCCTGGTACACGACGTTGCTGCTCTCCTGGGTCCCCATGCTGCTCCTCATCGGGGTCTGGATCTTCTTCATGCGCCAGATGCAGTCGGGCGGCGGGCGGGCCATGTCCTTCGGGCGCAGCCGGGCCAAGCTCATGACCGGCCAGAGCGTCAAGGTGACCTTCGACGACATCGCCGGAGTCGACGAGGCCAAGGAGGAGCTCACCGAGACGGTGGCCTTCCTCAAGGATCCGAAGAAGTTCACCCGCCTCGGGGGCCGGGTCCCGAAGGGCGTCCTCCTGGTGGGGCCCCCGGGCACCGGCAAGACCCTCCTCGCCAAGGCCATCGCCGGGGAGGCGGACGTCCCCTTCTTCAGCATCAGCGGCTCGGACTTCGTGGAGATGTTCGTGGGCGTGGGTGCCTCCCGGGTCCGGGACCTCTTCCTCCAGGCCAAGAAGCACGCCCCGTGCATCATCTTCATCGACGAGATCGACGCCGTGGGCCGCCACCGGGGCGCCGGCCTCGGCGGCGGGCACGACGAGCGCGAGCAGACCCTCAACCAGCTCCTGGTGGAGATGGACGGCTTCGAGACCACCGAGGGGGTCATCGTGGTCGCGGCCACCAACCGCCCCGACGTCCTCGACCCGGCGCTGCTCCGGCCCGGCCGGTTCGACCGCCAGGTCACGGTGCCCGTCCCCGACGTCCGGGGCCGCGAGGCCATCCTCCAGGTGCACGCCCGTGAGATCCCCCTGGCCGACGACGTGGACCTCTCCCTCATCGCCCGGGGGACGCCGGGATTTTCCGGCGCCGACCTCGAGAACCTCGTCAACGAGGCCGCCCTCATGGCCGCCCGCGAGAACAAGGACCAGGTCACCATGGCGGACTTCGAGGCCGCCAAGGACAAGGTCCTCATGGGCGCCGAGCGAAAGAGCCTCATCCTCTCGGAGGAGGAAAAGCGCATCACCGCCTACCACGAGGCGGGCCACACCCTGGTGGCCAAGCTGCTGCCCGGGACGGACCCCATCCACAAGGTCACCATCATCCCCCGGGGCCGGGCCCTGGGGCTCACCCAGCAGCTGCCCGTGGACGAACGCCACACCTACCCCCGATCCTACCTCCGCAACAACCTGGCCATCCTCCTCGGCGGCCGGGTGGCGGAAGAACTCGTCCTGGACGAATCCACCACCGGGGCGGGCAACGACATCGAGCGGGCCTCGGACCTGGCCCGCAAGATGGTCTGCGAGTGGGGGATGAGCGAGGCCCTGGGGCCGGTCTCCTTCGGAAAGCGCGAGGAACACGTCTTCCTGGGCAAGGACTTCGGCCAGGTCAAGGACTACAGCGAGGCCACCGCCCTCAAGATCGACGAGGAGATCCAGCGGACCGTGAACACCGCCTACCGGCAGGCCAAGGAACTCCTCTCCCGCAACATCGAGGTCCTCCATGCCCTGGCCGGCGCCCTCCTCGAGCACGAGTCCCTGGACGGGGCCGCCATCGACGCCATCATCCAGGGACACCGGGGAGAGACCGGACAGCCGGTGGAGGCGAAGGAGGCCGATGCGTCCTGA